One Lycium barbarum isolate Lr01 chromosome 5, ASM1917538v2, whole genome shotgun sequence genomic window carries:
- the LOC132641362 gene encoding methyl-CpG-binding domain-containing protein 9 isoform X2, producing the protein MKNSNRPLPFHIDLNEAPLPSPRERVVVSAPFLDNPEPTRVKNEPGQPDPVRNVRVCSSCQSGSGSGSGSRRWGQQEEWKCFKCVLSGGSGGGGVSGGGGVSGVLDMNAVPVLDMNASPPRELMEEGESMCVDLNDELPVVRELEQERVANKFQAMKSFSSTGRSFNAPTSSFLVYRENGFNFQKASSLTGDIRKSQLEDTALDRPHSDRINLSITDPVLMYDSRNRVCDFTAKKFVLPRTREIYLQELREYIAGMKGHLDDGWHVDIKYCDKRCKTYPVYVGPKGTSFESPDDVAQHMGLYQSVEVDGGKFTLVREGLPNVFRSKLASGSAKARKSEQSRNSPGGNFFHNGGSIAKSIYPSDGYPVQFQDFFLMQAGNVDPRPSYHSTSEIWPVGYLSSWHDRITGSFFTCEVADGGDPGPVFKVKRYPCSLQSIPIGSTVLLTSRCDSRIGEDNVENGNSVTSMLDDEESSSIQVMLEECDPPDLNCDTENMQWLNSLPGKFGKVCPGVIGQGDSVGEFVVEGRSTSSVWEMASQHLLHACIAAYKQKGVIQFCCSHEVDKMDEKELSEVGSLSKFSYCGGTFNFPRLVQSNFDFKIACEMLVKWLEQDRFGLDADFVQEIIEQLPGVSACTNYKSVSKRKHNTTLQTVRNGFLQAKRKNHMQDEREAVESLRISGTRKNHMGDADIRRPCIAGKPLSTKIPAFLIGDTLQVWEFLLRFSEVLGLEAPLSFEELEEEIVGPWTDKTSSIEMPTLEIQDVREIALARGEMDSLSGRLGFHQSIGFTRLLLAKIHGLLLKALVTELVSKVAVYVDPNYGAGGFKSRRGRKKDADNLATLKKTRLDMLPINEVTWPEIARRYMLAVWTMEVNLESPEIACRESGKVFHCLQGDGGTLCGSLTGVAALEADAMLLAEATKQIFGSLKRGSIFVSIDEKESDAKGADADDGKVPEWAKALEPVRKLPTNVGARIRKCINEALEKDPPEWAREKLVYSISKEVYKGNASGPTKRAVISVLADVNSETTSSKPEKEVKVKSSTSVSDIIMKQCRIILRRAVKEDKDKVFCNLLGRSVLNPNDDDEGLLGHPAMVSRPLDFRTIDLKLAAGSYGGSHESFIDDVREVWHNIRTAYCNKSNLLDLAGSLLQKFEEDYEKEVLPLVQKIECSNDSSLSSEAAKTRDELLAHVNESLLPKAPWEEGICKVCGMDKDDVNCLLCDKCDSEYHTYCLNPPLVKVPRGNWYCPDCEAKKSQSLNASSGSHIIRQCIKRRLHRKKLTLKIMDALSRLTSTMELKEYWELPREDRIFLLKFLCDEVLNSAFLRDHIDRSASLSAELQQKLRSLSAELKLLKCREEILTGSLAKLKSNGRSSGDGGSDALASLRSNDCKLKVQEPDSGSHNSSISGGCRQLDDGSNHIRNSPDSINHSQHQQLLKDDTGSLNTSSPAKGGTEEASLQNDVSISTLQQENIQVPGNCLESAQSSSNGVLLFAARLVPGNTLSGSMSNHMAEHTPTTKYSRQCSIQADPNLAQAYLLEISDLKNEIRALEDSIAAKEVELQEVSVRKEYMGQDSEGRLYWSCGRSTSLQIVANGSTSTQPESSRRLWSYGVESSRENGVLDSSAPWENMGMPNLDQWTSYKSDVEVELLRRWLREDDTREKELKEAILQWQDNRTKKSSYSDSQVHNKVRPSTSIPSEDSGSCFSSDSLVTRAVTAIKKKINGCLAEEEMDICKDMGVKVRVSFDGGLYRCECLEPLWPSRPHCLSCHQTFSNAAERLKHANDKCRIDSPIQRNGETSEQPPKRKRTAKNETLQENSLSNIDVSQASKSKKLGNGEASRRDKHGNEPASAENQTEQECPYKFEEIKAQFITPTSLKELVKDIGLIGSNGTPSFVPCTSPYLSDSALGLVSQRENEVCAGNSTDLLSSEQEPRNGAKISTGNNLAVVGPMFERLKSATKRGRDQFSSTKDKVLEFGDDMYFIIPESSLRPFIGYASEILRRLKINLLDIDAALPEEALRVSRSQSERRCAWRAFVKSAATIYEVVQASIILEDTIKAEYLRNHWWYWSSPSAAARISTLSALALRVYALDSAVLYEKLSCQDVSETDCKEEREPPHNPVPTNTASPSRQKLLDPEPAETSRPKGSRTSKRRRDSCGS; encoded by the exons ATGAAGAACAGCAATCGTCCTTTGCCTTTTCATATCGATCTTAACGAAGCTCCTTTGCCTTCACCGAGAGAAAGGGTTGTTGTTTCCGCTCCATTCTTGGATAATCCGGAACCCACCCGGGTCAAGAATGAACCGGGTCAACCCGACCCGGTTAGGAATGTTCGGGTCTGTAGTTCTTGCCAGTCGGGTTCGGGTTCAGGTTCAGGTTCTAGGAGGTGGGGTCAGCAAGAGGAATGGAAGTGTTTTAAATGTGTGTTGAGTGGGGGTAGTGGGGGTGGTGGGGTAAGTGGGGGTGGCGGGGTAAGTGGGGTGTTGGATATGAATGCTGTGCCGGTGTTGGATATGAATGCATCGCCGCCACGGGAATTGATGGAGGAAGGAGAAAGCATGTGTGTGGACTTGAATGATGAGTTGCCTGTTGTAAGAGAATTGGAGCAAGAACGTGTGGCAAACAA ATTCCAAGCTATGAAAAGTTTCTCTTCTACTGGCCGTTCCTTCAATGCCCCAACAAGCTCTTTTTTGGTATATAGGGAGAATGGATTCAATTTTCAGAAGGCTTCCTCACTTACAGGGGATATTCGTAAGTCACAATTGGAGGACACAGCTCTCGATAGACCTCATTCTGACCGGATAAATCTAAGCATAACAGATCCAGTATTGATGTATGATTCAAGGAATCGTGTATGTGATTTCACTGCAAAGAAATTTGTTCTACCAAGAACGCGTGAAATTTATCTTCAAGAACTTAGAGAATATATTGCTGGGATGAAAGGCCATCTAGATGATGGCTGGCATGTGGATATTAAGTATTGTGACAAAAGATGCAAGACTTATCCAGTATATGTTGGACCAAAAGGAACTTCCTTTGAGTCGCCTGATGATGTTGCTCAACATATGGGGTTGTACCAATCTGTGGAGGTTGATGGCGGTAAATTTACTTTAGTTCGTGAGGGATTGCCAAATGTCTTTAGAAGTAAATTAGCTTCAGGTTCTGCTAAAGCCCGCAAGTCTGAACAAAGTCGGAATTCTCCTGGGGGCAACTTCTTCCATAATGGTGGTTCTATAGCCAAGAGTATATATCCAAGT GATGGCTATCCAGTTCAGTTTCAGGACTTCTTTCTTATGCAAGCTGGAAATGTTGACCCTCGACCATCATATCACAGCACTAGTGAGATATGGCCTGTGGGTTACTTGTCTAGCTGGCATGACAGAATTACAGGATCTTTTTTTACTTGTGAGGTTGCTGATGGAGGGGATCCTGGCCCAGTTTTCAAGGTCAAGAGGTACCCATGCAGCCTGCAGTCTATCCCAATTGGTTCGACGGTCCTTTTAACATCTAGATGCGATTCTCGTATTGGCGAAGATAATGTGGAAAATGGTAATTCTGTAACTTCTATGCTGGATGATGAGGAGAGTTCTTCCATCCAGGTGATGCTAGAAGAGTGCGACCCACCAGATCTGAATTGTGACACTGAAAATATGCAGTGGTTGAATTCATTACCTGGAAAGTTTGGAAAGGTATGTCCTGGTGTTATTGGGCAAGGGGACAGTGTGGGGGAGTTTGTTGTGGAAGGAAGATCTACATCTTCTGTGTGGGAAATGGCTTCCCAGCATCTTCTGCATGCATGCATTGCTGCTTATAAGCAAAAAGGTGTAATCCAATTCTGCTGTAGTCATGAGGTAgataaaatggatgaaaaagAGCTGAGTGAAGTAGGTTCATTGTCCAAGTTCTCTTACTGTGGTGGCACTTTTAACTTTCCAAGATTAGTGCAGAGCAATTTCGATTTTAAAATTGCTTGTGAAATGTTAGTGAAGTGGTTAGAGCAAGACAGATTTGGACTAGATGCAGACTTCGTGCAAGAAATTATAGAACAGCTTCCTGGTGTATCTGCATGCACTAATtataaaagtgttagtaagagaaagCACAACACAACTCTGCAAACAGTCAGAAATGGGTTCCTGCAGGCTAAAAGAAAGAATCACATGCAGGATGAGAGGGAAGCTGTCGAATCTTTGAGAATTTCTGGAACACGCAAAAATCATATGGGGGACGCTGACATCAGGCGTCCCTGTATTGCTGGAAAGCCGCTTAGCACAAAGATTCCTGCATTTTTGATAGGTGACACTCTCCAG GTTTGGGAATTCTTGTTGAGGTTTTCAGAAGTCTTGGGGCTGGAAGCTCCACTTTCatttgaagaacttgaagaggAAATAGTTGGTCCATGGACAGATAAAACAAGTTCAATCGAAATGCCCACACTCGAGATTCAGGATGTCAGGGAGATCGCCTTAGCAAGAGGTGAAATGGACTCTCTATCTGGTAGATTGGGTTTTCATCAATCTATTGGATTTACTCGTTTGCTTTTGGCAAAGATTCATGGTCTACTGCTCAAAGCTCTCGTCACCGAGCTGGTCTCAAAAGTTGCTGTCTATGTCGATCCGAATTATGGTGCAGGAGGGTTCAAATCTAGAAGAGGCAGGAAAAAAGATGCTGACAATTTAGCGACTCTCAAAAAAACGAGACTTGATATGCTTCCCATTAATGAAGTTACATGGCCTGAAATTGCTCGGAGGTACATGTTAGCAGTGTGGACCATGGAAGTTAATCTTGAGTCTCCAGAAATTGCTTGCCGGGAGAGTGGGAAGGTATTTCATTGCTTACAAGGTGATGGTGGGACGCTTTGTGGCTCTCTTACGGGAGTTGCTGCATTAGAGGCTGATGCAATG CTTCTTGCAGAGGCTACAAAGCAAATATTTGGATCACTGAAGAGGGGAAGCATTTTTGTTTCCATTGATGAGAAAGAATCTGATGCCAAAGGAGCCGACGCTGATGATGGAAAAGTCCCAGAGTGGGCAAAGGCACTGGAGCCAGTACGGAAGCTGCCTACAAATGTGGGGGCTCGTATTAGGAAATGTATCAATGAGGCTTTGGAAAAAGATCCACCTGAATGGGCAAGGGAAAAATTGGTGTACTCGATTAGTAAGGaagtttacaagggaaatgcaTCAGGGCCAACCAAG AGAGCAGTAATTTCTGTCCTGGCTGATGTTAACAGTGAAACTACTTCTTCCAAACCTGAGAAGGAAGTAAAGGTAAAGAGTTCTACCTCTGTGTCTGATATCATTATGAAACAATGTCGGATTATACTGCGGCGAGCTGTTAAAGAAGATAAAGATAAAGTCTTCTGCAATCTCTTGGGAAGATCTGTTCTGAACCCTAATGATGACGATGAGGGGCTTCTTGGGCATCCGGCAATGGTATCTCGGCCTTTAGACTTCAGGACCATTGATCTGAAGTTGGCTGCTGGATCCTACGGGGGATCACATGAATCTTTCATCGATGATGTGCGGGAG gTTTGGCATAATATAAGGACTGCGTACTGCAACAAGTCCAATTTGCTTGATTTAGCTGGATCTTTGTTGCAGAAATTCGAGGAAGATTATGAAAAAGAG GTTCTTCCCCTAGTCCAGAAAATCGAGTGTTCAAATGACAGCAGTTTAAGCAGTGAAGCTGCAAAAACGAGAGATGAACTCCTAGCTCATGTGAATGAGAGCCTACTTCCTAAAGCCCCTTGGGAGGAAGGAATCTGTAAAGTATGTGGCATGGATAAAGATGACGTCAATTGTCTTCTTTGTGATAAATGTGATTCGGAGTACCATACGTATTGCTTAAATCCTCCGCTGGTTAAAGTTCCTCGGGGGAATTGGTATTGCCCCGATTGTGAAGCTAAGAAATCACAGTCCCTGAATGCTTCTTCTGGTTCTCATATTATTCGTCAATGCATTAAAAGGAGGTTGCACAGAAAAAAACTAACTCTCAAGATTATGGATGCACTTTCTCGATTAACAAGCACAATGGAGTTGAAAGAATATTGGGAACTTCCACGGGAGGAT AGAATTTTCCTTCTTAAATTCCTGTGTGACGAGGTGTTGAATTCAGCCTTTCTTCGTGATCATATTGACCGAAGCGCCTCTCTGTCTGCTGAATTGCAGCAGAAACTGCGTAGCCTCAGTGCTGAGCTGAAGCTTCTAAAATGCAGAGAGGAAATTTTGACTGGAAGCCTTGCAAAACTGAAGAGTAATGGTCGGAGCAGTGGAGACGGAGGATCAGATGCATTAGCGTCTCTACGGTCCAATGACTGTAAACTGAAGGTACAGGAGCCTGACAGTGGCAGCCATAACTCGTCCATCTCTGGTGGTTGTAGACAGCTGGATGATGGCAGCAATCATATTAGAAACTCTCCTGATTCAATCAACCATTCACAGCATCAGCAGTTGTTGAAGGATGATACAGGGTCTCTGAATACTTCATCCCCTGCAAAAGGTGGTACTGAAGAAGCTAGTTTGCAAAATGACGTGTCCATATCTACCCTCCAACAAGAAAATATTCAAGTTCCTGGCAATTGTTTGGAGTCCGCACAAAGTAGTTCAAATGGTGTGTTGCTGTTTGCTGCTCGTTTGGTGCCTGGCAATACTTTGTCAGGCTCCATGAGCAACCATATGGCTGAGCACACACCTACCACAAAATACAGCCGTCAGTGTTCCATACAAGCTGACCCAAATTTGGCGCAAGCATACCTTCTTGAGATATCTGATCTGAAGAATGAGATTCGTGCTTTGGAGGACTCAATTGCTGCCAAAGAAGTAGAACTTCAGGAGGTTTCTGTTAGGAAGGAATATATGGGACAGGATTCTGAGGGCAGACTCTACTGGAGTTGTGGCAGGTCTACTTCACTACAAATAGTTGCTAATGGCAGTACAAGTACACAGCCGGAGTCATCTCGACGTTTGTGGTCTTATGGTGTAGAAAGTTCACGAGAAAATGGTGTTTTAGATTCATCTGCTCCTTGGGAGAATATGGGCATGCCTAATCTTGATCAGTGGACATCTTATAAATCTGATGTTGAGGTTGAACTACTTCGTCGATGGCTAAGAGAGGATGACACGAGAGAgaaagaattgaaggaggccATTTTGCAGTGGCAGGATAATAGAACCAAAAAATCCAGCTATTCGGACAGTCAAGTCCATAACAAGGTAAGACCGAGCACTTCTATCCCCTCTGAGGATTCTGGTTCCTGTTTCAGTTCTGATTCTCTCGTCACCAGAGCCGTTACTGCAATTAAAAAGAAGATTAACGGTTGCTTAGCAGAAGAGGAAATGGATATCTGCAAGGATATGGGTGTCAAAGTGAGAGTTTCTTTTGATGGTGGATTATACAGGTGCGAGTGTCTAGAACCATTATGGCCGTCTAGACCTCATTGTCTGTCTTGCCACCAAACATTTTCCAATGCTGCGGAACGTCTGAAGCATGCAAATGACAAGTGCAGGATTGATTCACCCATTCAGCGGAATGGGGAAACAAGCGAACAACCTCCTAAGCGGAAAAGAACGGCAAAAAATGAAACACTGCAGGAGAATTCGTTGAGCAATATTGACGTGTCTCAAGCTTCCAAGAGCAAGAAGCTTGGTAATGGTGAAGCATCTAGGAGGGACAAGCATGGTAATGAACCAGCTTCTGCTGAAAATCAAACCGAACAAGAATGTCCATATAAGTTTGAGGAGATCAAAGCACAGTTCATCACTCCGACATCTCTCAAGGAGCTGGTGAAGGACATAGGACTCATTGGGTCTAACGGTACACCATCATTTGTTCCATGCACATCTCCATATCTAAGTGATTCTGCCCTTGGATTGGTCTCCCAAAGGGAAAATGAGGTATGTGCAGGAAATTCTACAGATTTATTGTCTTCAGAGCAGGAACCTCGGAATGGAGCCAAAATTTCTACTGGAAATAACTTAGCTGTGGTTGGACCAATGTTTGAGAGACTAAAATCTGCAACTAAGAGGGGAAGAGATCAGTTCTCTTCTACCAAGGATAAAGTCCTTGAATTTGGGGATGACATGTACTTTATTATTCCGGAATCCTCACTGCGTCCTTTCATAGGTTACGCTTCTGA